The sequence ATCGGCTCCAATCTCATCGGCGAACCGCTGGCTCACTACAGCACCTCCCACAATGATCTTGTTCTCCAGCCCACTTTCATGCAGCAGGTTAACCGTGGTACGCATGGATTCCCGGGTGGTGGTGAGCAGTGCCGACATGCCAATTACCGCCTCCGGACTTTCCCGGCCCTTTTCCAGAAATGTATCCGGGGGAACATCGATTCCCAGGTCGAGCACCTCGAAACCACCGCCTTCCAGAAAAACAGCCACCAAGTTTTTGCCGATATCGTGCATATCCCCCTTGACTGTGCCGATGATCACTTTGCCGACTTTTTTAGCAACATCACCCCGCAGAAGGGGATCGAGCAGCTTCATACCGGCTCTCATCGTCTGAGCGGACATCAGCATGTCAGGCAGAAAGTACTCTCCATTCGAAAACTTCTCACCCACCACATCCATGCCGGCGATCAAACCCTCCTTCAAGACCGTCCCGACTTCTAATTTGTCGGCGAGC comes from Candidatus Neomarinimicrobiota bacterium and encodes:
- a CDS encoding corrinoid protein — its product is MDLIAQMKDAIVRGHINAASPYPPDMVGQPGIIELVGKALADKLEVGTVLKEGLIAGMDVVGEKFSNGEYFLPDMLMSAQTMRAGMKLLDPLLRGDVAKKVGKVIIGTVKGDMHDIGKNLVAVFLEGGGFEVLDLGIDVPPDTFLEKGRESPEAVIGMSALLTTTRESMRTTVNLLHESGLENKIIVGGAVVSQRFADEIGADGFANNAAQAVPLVRGLLGITS